From a region of the Helicobacter hepaticus ATCC 51449 genome:
- the moaA gene encoding GTP 3',8-cyclase MoaA, giving the protein MLIDSFSRTIDYMRVSVTKMCNFRCQYCMPDTPESFVDESALPLPKMLEFIKLAIDNGIKKIRITGGEPLLRADLSAFIAQIYEYAPHIELTLTSNAFLLEKYAKDLKEAGLSRINISLDSLKNERIKLISKRDALPQILKGIHKAAALGLGIKLNMVPIQGVNDDEIVDMLHFAATYSFGIRFIEFMENIHAKDGLKGLRSAEILNIINAKYPTTLEKKECFGPAKLYSITLKNNDSHSLPKQLTFGIISPHEDDFCASCNRIRLTSDGVICPCLYYQESVNLKDAIMQGDKEGMQKLLELSVRNKPEKNQWEQEMEQQNHSTRAFYYTGG; this is encoded by the coding sequence ATGTTAATAGATTCTTTTTCTCGCACCATTGATTATATGCGCGTCTCTGTTACCAAAATGTGCAATTTTCGCTGTCAATATTGTATGCCTGATACACCAGAATCTTTTGTAGATGAGAGTGCGCTCCCCCTACCCAAAATGCTTGAATTTATTAAACTTGCCATTGATAATGGTATAAAAAAGATTCGCATTACAGGCGGTGAACCGCTCTTAAGAGCAGATTTAAGCGCATTTATTGCTCAAATTTATGAATACGCTCCACATATTGAACTCACACTTACAAGCAATGCTTTCTTACTTGAAAAATATGCCAAAGACCTCAAAGAAGCAGGACTTTCGCGTATTAATATTTCCTTAGATTCTCTTAAAAATGAACGTATAAAGCTTATTTCTAAACGCGATGCCTTGCCACAAATTCTAAAAGGCATTCACAAAGCTGCCGCTCTTGGGTTAGGCATTAAACTCAATATGGTGCCAATTCAAGGCGTAAATGACGACGAGATTGTTGATATGCTTCATTTTGCTGCCACTTATAGCTTTGGTATTCGTTTTATTGAATTTATGGAAAATATCCACGCAAAAGATGGCTTAAAAGGTTTGCGAAGTGCAGAGATTCTTAATATTATCAATGCCAAATATCCTACTACTTTAGAAAAAAAAGAATGCTTTGGTCCTGCAAAGCTTTATTCAATTACCTTAAAAAATAATGATTCACACTCTTTGCCAAAACAGCTCACCTTTGGCATTATCTCTCCGCACGAAGATGATTTTTGTGCGAGTTGTAATCGTATCCGCCTCACAAGTGATGGTGTGATTTGTCCTTGCTTGTATTATCAAGAGAGTGTGAATCTTAAAGATGCCATTATGCAAGGTGATAAGGAAGGTATGCAAAAACTCTTAGAACTCTCTGTGCGTAATAAACCTGAAAAAAATCAATGGGAGCAGGAAATGGAGCAACAAAACCATTCTACACGTGCGTTTTATTATACAGGCGGATAA
- the mqnE gene encoding aminofutalosine synthase MqnE, translated as MDLLQRALAQDTDLSPKELSGLYEYDIFTLGEAAHNLRTELYGKKVFFNNNRHINPSNICADVCKFCAFSASRKNPNPYSMSIDEILAQAHDAYENGAKELHIVSSHNPNYTYEWYFELFKEVKKALPQVHLKALTAAEVDYLDRISNKGYKKVLEDMAQAGVDSMPGGGAEIFDEEVRAFICKGKVSSQRWLEIHTYWHTLGKMSNATMLFGHIEQREHRIDHMLRLRSTQSESSKVTNKQGGFNAFIPLLYQRENNFLNVKTFPSGQEILKTISIARILLYNIPHIKAYWATLGLNLAIVAQEFGADDMDGTIQLESIQSAAGAKSKGGLSKEELISQIKDAGFRAIERDSLYNELAEC; from the coding sequence ATGGATTTATTGCAAAGGGCTCTAGCACAAGATACAGATTTAAGCCCAAAAGAGCTAAGCGGACTTTATGAATATGATATTTTCACACTTGGCGAAGCAGCGCACAATCTCCGCACAGAACTTTATGGCAAAAAAGTATTTTTTAATAACAATCGTCATATCAACCCAAGCAATATCTGTGCAGATGTATGTAAATTTTGTGCATTTTCCGCCTCACGCAAAAATCCTAATCCTTATTCTATGAGCATTGATGAGATTCTCGCTCAAGCACACGATGCTTATGAAAATGGTGCAAAAGAACTTCATATCGTCTCTAGCCATAATCCAAACTATACTTATGAATGGTATTTTGAGCTTTTCAAAGAAGTAAAAAAAGCTCTACCACAAGTCCATTTAAAAGCTCTTACTGCTGCAGAAGTGGATTATTTGGACAGAATCTCAAACAAAGGCTATAAAAAAGTGCTCGAAGATATGGCACAAGCAGGAGTGGATTCTATGCCTGGAGGTGGTGCTGAAATCTTTGATGAAGAAGTGCGCGCTTTTATATGCAAAGGCAAAGTGAGCTCACAAAGATGGCTTGAGATTCACACATATTGGCACACTCTAGGAAAAATGAGTAATGCAACAATGCTTTTTGGACATATAGAACAAAGAGAACATAGAATTGACCATATGCTGCGATTACGCTCTACACAAAGCGAAAGTAGCAAGGTAACAAATAAGCAAGGTGGCTTTAATGCCTTTATTCCTCTTCTTTATCAACGTGAAAATAATTTCCTTAATGTCAAAACATTTCCAAGCGGACAAGAGATTCTAAAAACAATTTCTATTGCGAGAATCTTGCTTTATAATATCCCACATATCAAAGCATATTGGGCAACTTTAGGGCTTAATCTTGCTATTGTTGCACAAGAATTTGGCGCTGATGATATGGACGGAACAATCCAATTAGAAAGTATTCAATCTGCTGCGGGAGCAAAAAGCAAAGGTGGATTAAGCAAAGAAGAACTTATCTCTCAAATTAAAGATGCCGGATTTCGTGCAATAGAGCGAGATTCTCTTTATAATGAACTTGCAGAGTGCTAA
- a CDS encoding heavy metal translocating P-type ATPase, whose protein sequence is MRCSHCQLEYDISQLSTRYNEQGEELHFCCNGCESVYFLLQKSSLTSFYDKLTSPLTPPTLDTHNDLARFDTDAFMQKYVHTITKDEMKLCEVHLIISGIHCAACIWLNEKLLLAQEGIISATINYTNNKATIVWDRNKLPLSTIITLIQSIGYDAYVYDSRIQESADKKQMKEYYIRVIVALFCTMNIMWVAIAQYSGYFLGITKEAKDILNLASFILCTPALFYSGWVFFRSSYYGLRNGFVGMDLLVAVGSTLTYFYSIYAAITHSGETYFESVSMIITFVLIGKFLEVRARKNAGDSLDKLNHLLPTSVELCDKQNPHLTRQVTPEEVQIGDMILVKAGEKIAIDGILLSQRAIFDTKAISGESLPIESKEGDEILSGYVNLNHQIFYQATKIFSQSLMSHIIELVSASLNYKPHIQNLANSLSQYFSRVILSIALLCFLGWYFIGNVGVEKSLMVAISVIIIACPCALALATPIASVVGIGESYRHNVLFKQAKFLESLAKANIVIFDKTGTLTIGKPKVQQCYIQSAYDKQLLREFVRLSKHPVALGIFDFLDTHTDSSTQETIWNLKDFQQFDAQGISALVESENQSITLVGGNLEFLQNKGFILPKLTINKGMVFAYGMQKNEENILLEIFELYDEPKPYAKTLIESLHKRGIATALLSGDRAESVEQISSLINIQESHHSLSPLQKAEWIESYKHKHPRNVLVMVGDGINDAPALSKSDIAISMGAGSDIAILSSDVVILDDKLSTLHNAFEIAHRTYVSIKQNIALSIGYNALSVPIATAGLVIPLFAALSMSLSSLIVVFNSMRLKYFKGETQNENKNG, encoded by the coding sequence GTGCGATGTTCCCATTGTCAGCTTGAATATGATATTTCACAACTAAGCACACGCTACAATGAGCAAGGCGAGGAGTTGCATTTTTGCTGTAATGGCTGTGAGAGTGTGTATTTTTTACTCCAAAAGTCCTCACTCACAAGCTTTTATGATAAGCTCACAAGCCCTCTCACTCCACCAACACTTGATACACACAATGATTTAGCACGATTTGATACAGACGCGTTTATGCAAAAATACGTCCATACCATTACAAAAGATGAGATGAAACTCTGCGAAGTGCATTTAATCATTAGCGGAATTCATTGTGCAGCGTGTATTTGGCTCAATGAAAAGCTCCTTTTAGCGCAGGAAGGAATTATAAGCGCCACAATTAATTACACAAACAACAAAGCAACAATTGTATGGGATAGAAACAAGCTTCCTTTAAGCACTATTATCACTCTTATTCAATCTATAGGATATGATGCGTATGTATATGATAGCCGAATTCAAGAAAGTGCAGATAAAAAGCAAATGAAAGAATACTATATACGCGTTATTGTTGCGCTTTTTTGCACAATGAATATTATGTGGGTAGCCATTGCACAATATAGTGGATATTTTCTTGGTATCACTAAGGAAGCAAAAGATATTTTGAATCTTGCCTCATTTATCCTCTGCACTCCTGCACTTTTTTACTCTGGGTGGGTGTTTTTTCGCTCAAGTTATTATGGATTAAGAAATGGTTTTGTGGGTATGGATTTACTCGTTGCTGTTGGCTCTACATTGACTTATTTTTATTCTATATATGCTGCTATTACGCACAGTGGAGAGACTTATTTTGAATCTGTGAGTATGATTATCACCTTTGTATTAATTGGTAAGTTTTTAGAAGTTCGAGCACGCAAAAATGCAGGGGATAGCCTTGATAAACTCAATCATCTACTACCCACAAGTGTGGAACTCTGTGATAAACAAAATCCTCATCTCACACGTCAAGTTACTCCAGAAGAGGTGCAAATTGGTGATATGATTCTTGTAAAAGCAGGTGAAAAAATTGCCATTGATGGCATTTTGCTCAGTCAAAGAGCAATTTTTGATACAAAAGCAATCAGTGGTGAATCCTTGCCTATAGAATCTAAAGAAGGCGATGAGATTCTCTCCGGCTATGTTAATCTTAACCATCAAATTTTTTATCAAGCGACCAAAATATTCTCACAAAGCCTTATGAGCCATATTATCGAACTTGTAAGCGCTTCTCTTAATTATAAACCACATATACAGAATCTTGCTAATAGCCTCTCGCAGTATTTTTCACGTGTGATTTTAAGTATAGCTTTACTTTGTTTTTTAGGCTGGTATTTCATAGGAAATGTAGGGGTTGAAAAATCGCTTATGGTAGCTATATCTGTGATTATTATCGCTTGTCCTTGTGCGTTGGCTTTGGCTACGCCTATTGCTTCTGTAGTTGGTATTGGCGAATCTTATCGCCACAATGTGCTTTTCAAACAAGCAAAATTCCTTGAAAGTCTTGCAAAAGCAAATATAGTTATCTTTGATAAAACAGGAACACTTACTATTGGCAAACCAAAGGTGCAACAATGTTACATACAATCCGCTTATGATAAGCAACTTTTACGTGAGTTTGTGCGATTAAGCAAACATCCTGTGGCACTAGGAATTTTTGATTTTTTGGATACTCATACAGATTCAAGCACACAAGAAACTATATGGAATCTTAAGGACTTTCAGCAATTTGATGCACAAGGTATTTCTGCTTTGGTAGAGAGTGAAAATCAAAGTATTACACTTGTAGGAGGAAATTTAGAATTTTTGCAAAATAAGGGCTTTATTCTCCCGAAACTTACAATTAATAAAGGTATGGTCTTTGCCTATGGTATGCAAAAAAATGAAGAAAATATTTTACTTGAAATTTTTGAGCTCTATGATGAACCAAAACCCTATGCTAAAACTTTAATAGAATCTCTTCATAAACGTGGGATTGCCACAGCACTTCTTAGCGGTGATAGAGCGGAGAGCGTAGAGCAAATCAGCTCACTTATAAACATTCAAGAATCTCATCATAGTCTCTCGCCCTTACAAAAGGCAGAATGGATAGAATCTTATAAACATAAACACCCTCGCAATGTGCTTGTGATGGTGGGCGATGGGATCAATGATGCACCTGCGCTTAGTAAGAGCGATATTGCTATTTCTATGGGTGCAGGGAGTGATATTGCTATTTTAAGTAGCGATGTAGTCATTCTTGATGATAAACTCTCCACGCTACATAATGCCTTTGAAATCGCCCATAGAACTTATGTTAGTATCAAGCAAAATATAGCTTTGAGCATCGGCTATAATGCTTTAAGCGTGCCAATAGCTACTGCTGGACTTGTAATACCGCTTTTCGCTGCGCTTTCTATGAGTCTAAGCTCTCTTATTGTAGTATTTAATTCTATGCGATTAAAATATTTTAAAGGTGAAACACAAAATGAAAATAAAAATGGGTAG
- a CDS encoding Cj0069 family protein, with product MKKHIVFFEAVGGSDKGKDGHRKDTVPMMDYLKKLGWNAEVVFFTDEILRDEAKKNEIYEYVKKSADAYVSRVNPGNLKEEKLYFDVLRKLCADGVIGMPHPDAMIGYGAKDALTKLRNTELVPTDTLAYYDPSEAARIGVKWEAGGEHDFKKNFPKTLAKGERVLKQNRGSTGEGIWRVQIKDPSKYKGVSELPLDTEIRCTEAVDNHVEERKLGEFMDFCEKYLKGDNGMLVDMTFLPRIKEGEIRILMLYKDPIYVVHKKPAEGADAFSATLFSGAKYRYDKPEQWSTLVDYFLSNLPEIKTKLGNYDLPLIWTADFILDTDANGKDKYVLGEINCSCVGFTSPAEFLDKTARRVANTIINIVEDAQS from the coding sequence ATGAAAAAACATATTGTTTTTTTTGAAGCAGTGGGAGGCAGTGATAAAGGTAAAGACGGGCACAGAAAAGACACTGTGCCAATGATGGATTATCTCAAGAAGCTTGGTTGGAACGCAGAGGTTGTCTTTTTTACAGACGAGATTTTACGCGATGAGGCAAAAAAGAATGAAATCTATGAGTATGTTAAAAAGTCTGCTGATGCGTATGTTTCACGCGTAAATCCGGGTAACCTCAAAGAAGAAAAACTCTATTTTGATGTATTGCGCAAACTTTGCGCTGATGGCGTCATCGGTATGCCACACCCTGATGCAATGATTGGCTATGGTGCAAAAGATGCTTTAACTAAGCTTCGCAATACAGAACTTGTGCCAACAGACACTCTAGCTTATTATGACCCAAGCGAGGCAGCTAGAATTGGTGTAAAATGGGAAGCAGGAGGCGAACACGACTTCAAAAAGAACTTTCCCAAAACTCTTGCAAAAGGCGAAAGGGTGCTCAAACAAAATCGTGGTTCAACAGGTGAGGGTATTTGGCGGGTGCAAATCAAAGACCCAAGCAAATACAAAGGTGTGAGCGAATTACCACTTGATACAGAGATTCGCTGCACAGAAGCAGTAGATAATCACGTTGAAGAGCGCAAACTCGGTGAGTTTATGGATTTTTGTGAAAAATACCTCAAGGGTGATAATGGTATGCTCGTGGATATGACATTCTTACCTCGTATCAAAGAGGGTGAAATCAGAATCCTTATGCTTTATAAAGATCCGATTTATGTTGTGCATAAAAAACCAGCTGAAGGCGCGGATGCATTCTCTGCAACACTCTTTAGTGGCGCAAAATATCGCTATGATAAGCCAGAGCAATGGAGCACTCTAGTAGATTACTTCCTTTCAAATCTCCCAGAGATTAAAACTAAACTTGGCAACTATGATTTGCCGCTCATTTGGACAGCGGACTTTATCCTTGATACAGATGCAAATGGTAAAGATAAATATGTTTTGGGTGAGATTAACTGCTCTTGTGTAGGCTTTACTTCTCCGGCAGAGTTTTTAGATAAAACTGCGCGTAGAGTAGCAAACACAATTATCAACATTGTGGAAGATGCGCAATCTTAA
- a CDS encoding DUF2726 domain-containing protein produces the protein MTKEYFIILKGKDKSAEIEYCCLENENLKVVFKNNPQTYTYQKENFALVKRATSYKFFNYLKELCALSEMQTPEDNLNVLLKEYERIQTIPKQSALSIYLNPSSFKQDSINESPLIFPFGANKSQYEAVQNAMGSQISVIEGPPGTGKTQTILNIIANLICQNKTIAVLSNNNSATQNVFEKLEGYGFGFVCATLGKKDNKESFIANQSGTYPSFDIPATDATKLKAELVCLNQKALESFHLTNELAKQKTFLNALRLEYEYFKAQENISPLAIKNFTKLTSDKILKAKVQIEQIQKLSFWLKLKLVFLDKVGDFRFYKSPKKEILHTLDSYYYILKDMELSKSIEKLQSDLPSLQQENPVQKLKVCSLLLFKSYLRAKYQNKQQRVRFELFDLNQNAPAILQEYPVILSTTHSIKSSLNLKDTLFDYVIIEEASQVDLVTGFLALSSAKNAIIVGDTKQLPNVIAQDKKPLIETLTRKYCIPLHYDFLEQSLLSSVIATLPNVPKVMLKEHYRCHPKIIGFCNKRFYNNELIILSEDKGENDVIQTFVTQKGNHARGHYNQREIDVIVKEVLPPLQANLTKEQIGIISPFRKQKAHLQHNVSGIEIDTIHKYQGREKEAIILSTVENEISDFIDNPNLLNVAISRAKRFLRVVISAQIYQSKSHLKDLIAYMQYHNFEITQSKVKSIFDLLYKANAEARRKYLKGKKKISAYDSENLAYHALKNCISSYGNLDIATHIPLYRILSSTQGLNAQEIKFIQSSSHIDLLIFNTMDKLPVLAIEIDGFAYHKEDSRQSKRDELKNAILQKCSITLLRLNTIESDEIVRVKAYLDKLQG, from the coding sequence ATGACAAAAGAGTATTTTATCATTCTTAAAGGCAAGGATAAGAGCGCGGAGATTGAGTATTGCTGCCTTGAAAATGAGAATCTCAAAGTAGTATTTAAAAACAATCCGCAAACTTACACTTACCAAAAAGAAAATTTTGCGCTTGTAAAAAGAGCGACAAGCTATAAGTTCTTTAACTACCTTAAAGAGCTTTGTGCTCTTTCAGAAATGCAAACACCAGAGGACAATTTAAATGTGTTGCTCAAAGAATATGAGAGAATCCAAACTATCCCCAAACAATCTGCCTTGTCTATCTACCTCAATCCCTCATCGTTCAAGCAAGATTCTATCAATGAATCGCCGCTTATTTTTCCCTTTGGCGCAAACAAATCCCAATACGAAGCGGTGCAAAATGCAATGGGTAGCCAAATAAGCGTTATTGAGGGACCACCGGGCACAGGCAAAACACAGACGATTTTAAATATCATCGCAAATCTTATCTGCCAAAACAAAACTATCGCAGTACTCTCTAATAACAACTCCGCTACGCAAAATGTTTTTGAAAAGCTTGAGGGCTATGGGTTTGGATTTGTTTGTGCGACTTTGGGCAAAAAGGACAATAAAGAAAGCTTTATCGCTAACCAAAGTGGCACTTATCCCTCTTTTGATATTCCTGCAACAGATGCGACAAAGCTTAAAGCCGAGCTTGTCTGCCTTAATCAAAAGGCATTAGAGAGTTTTCATCTTACTAACGAATTAGCCAAGCAAAAGACATTTTTAAACGCGCTAAGATTAGAATATGAATATTTCAAAGCGCAAGAGAACATCTCGCCTTTAGCAATCAAAAACTTTACAAAATTAACAAGTGATAAGATTCTTAAAGCCAAAGTGCAGATAGAACAGATCCAAAAACTCTCCTTTTGGTTAAAACTCAAACTTGTTTTTTTAGACAAAGTGGGGGATTTTAGATTCTATAAATCTCCTAAAAAAGAGATTTTGCATACATTAGATTCTTATTATTATATCCTTAAAGATATGGAACTTTCAAAATCTATTGAAAAGCTCCAATCCGATCTCCCATCTTTGCAGCAAGAAAATCCCGTACAAAAGCTCAAAGTTTGTTCCTTGCTTTTATTCAAGTCTTACCTTAGGGCAAAATACCAAAACAAACAACAAAGAGTGCGATTTGAACTTTTTGATTTAAACCAAAACGCACCCGCCATCTTGCAAGAATATCCCGTGATTCTAAGCACTACACATTCTATCAAATCCTCGCTCAATCTTAAAGACACATTGTTTGATTATGTGATTATTGAAGAAGCTTCACAAGTGGATTTAGTTACAGGTTTTCTGGCATTAAGTAGCGCGAAAAACGCTATTATCGTGGGAGATACGAAGCAACTTCCTAATGTGATTGCCCAAGATAAAAAACCTCTCATTGAAACGCTCACACGAAAATATTGCATTCCTTTGCATTATGATTTTTTAGAGCAAAGTTTGCTAAGCTCTGTGATAGCAACATTGCCCAATGTGCCAAAAGTAATGCTTAAAGAACATTATCGCTGCCACCCTAAAATCATTGGATTTTGCAATAAAAGATTCTATAACAATGAATTGATTATTTTAAGCGAAGATAAGGGTGAAAATGATGTAATACAGACATTTGTTACACAAAAGGGCAATCACGCAAGGGGGCATTATAACCAAAGAGAAATTGATGTAATAGTAAAAGAAGTTTTGCCACCCTTACAAGCAAATCTCACAAAGGAGCAAATTGGCATTATCTCGCCCTTTAGGAAGCAAAAAGCGCATTTGCAACATAATGTGAGTGGGATAGAAATAGACACGATTCACAAATATCAAGGACGAGAAAAAGAGGCGATTATCCTAAGCACAGTAGAGAATGAAATCAGTGATTTTATTGATAATCCAAATTTGCTTAATGTCGCTATAAGCCGTGCTAAGCGGTTTTTGCGAGTTGTCATCTCTGCGCAAATCTACCAAAGCAAAAGCCATTTAAAAGATTTAATTGCCTATATGCAATACCATAATTTTGAAATCACACAAAGCAAAGTGAAATCTATCTTTGACCTGCTGTATAAGGCAAATGCGGAAGCAAGGCGCAAATATCTTAAAGGCAAGAAAAAAATCTCCGCTTATGATTCTGAAAACCTTGCCTATCACGCGCTTAAAAATTGCATTAGCTCTTATGGGAACTTGGATATTGCTACACATATTCCACTATATAGAATCTTAAGCTCTACTCAAGGCTTAAATGCACAAGAAATAAAGTTTATCCAAAGCTCAAGCCATATTGATTTGCTGATTTTTAACACGATGGATAAACTCCCTGTGCTTGCCATAGAAATAGATGGCTTTGCCTATCACAAGGAAGATTCTAGGCAAAGTAAAAGAGATGAGTTGAAAAATGCGATTTTACAAAAGTGCAGCATTACACTGCTAAGGCTTAACACGATAGAAAGTGATGAAATTGTGCGAGTAAAAGCGTATTTGGATAAGCTGCAAGGATAA
- a CDS encoding aldo/keto reductase codes for MKSYNVNRRDFLKNLAQFTGVATLGAYMPYPLFAQDLKQISKKGAKMQTLTLNNGVKMPILGLGTYSLTGKAGQKAMSEAIEVGYRLFDSAQMYNNEAELGAAINAAVKGGIKREEFFIQTKLLESSSEDLAKKSIEKSLKTLGLDYIDSLLIHMPYSQSKAMYRAMESFYKQGILRVIGISNFGAKAYSEFVKSCEVIPAINQCETHLLLQQKPLREAMKSKKTLLQSWSPFIAGKGSILENPTLKSIAQKYNKTPAQVVLRFLIEQGISVIPKTSKRARMQENLNVFDFSLSAQDTQILKELDTNKSAFSWTNY; via the coding sequence ATGAAATCGTATAATGTAAATCGCAGAGACTTTTTAAAGAATCTAGCACAATTCACAGGAGTGGCGACACTCGGGGCTTATATGCCTTATCCACTTTTCGCACAAGATTTGAAACAAATTTCCAAAAAAGGAGCAAAAATGCAAACTCTCACCCTCAATAATGGCGTTAAAATGCCCATTCTTGGGCTTGGCACTTATTCGCTTACGGGCAAAGCAGGGCAAAAGGCGATGAGCGAAGCCATAGAGGTAGGTTATCGGCTCTTTGATAGCGCACAGATGTATAATAATGAAGCCGAGCTTGGAGCAGCGATAAATGCGGCAGTAAAAGGCGGAATCAAACGCGAAGAGTTTTTTATCCAAACTAAGCTTTTAGAATCAAGTAGCGAGGATTTAGCAAAAAAATCCATTGAAAAATCCTTAAAAACTTTAGGGCTTGATTATATTGATTCTTTGCTTATCCATATGCCATACTCTCAATCTAAGGCGATGTATAGAGCAATGGAGAGCTTTTATAAGCAAGGTATTTTAAGGGTTATTGGCATTTCAAACTTTGGTGCGAAGGCGTATAGCGAGTTTGTGAAATCTTGCGAGGTGATTCCTGCGATTAATCAGTGCGAGACACATTTACTCCTCCAACAAAAGCCCTTAAGAGAGGCGATGAAGAGCAAAAAAACTTTGTTGCAAAGCTGGAGCCCTTTTATCGCGGGGAAAGGTTCAATTTTAGAAAATCCCACACTTAAAAGCATTGCACAAAAATACAACAAAACACCCGCACAAGTGGTTTTGCGATTTTTGATTGAACAAGGAATCTCTGTCATACCAAAAACTTCTAAAAGAGCAAGAATGCAAGAAAATCTTAATGTCTTTGATTTCTCTTTAAGTGCGCAGGATACGCAGATTCTTAAAGAGCTTGATACGAATAAAAGTGCGTTTTCTTGGACGAATTATTAG
- a CDS encoding TSUP family transporter, which yields MSLDLFTMATFTTPTFEGIALYFYPLFFIASIVGGVVGSLSGGAGMITMPLLLVSGLNPLQALATNKLQACVGSFVSAAHYYHQGLVDMKESRAVMIIALLFGAVGAILVQFIEIALLSKILPFVMIAVGAYFLLSPNISEEDRAKNPHKIFLFISIAIAGLYGGFLGIGIGSFILALLVSIGGYGLSKALAHSRWIVFSINIASTLFFILGGNVLWILGIIMCVGQIIGASFGARLAIKHGARIIRPIVICVCFALSTQLLVREFF from the coding sequence ATGAGCTTAGATTTATTCACAATGGCTACATTTACAACCCCTACATTTGAAGGCATAGCTCTGTATTTTTATCCTCTCTTCTTTATTGCTTCTATTGTAGGCGGGGTTGTAGGCTCACTCTCTGGTGGAGCAGGAATGATAACTATGCCCTTATTACTTGTAAGCGGACTAAATCCCCTCCAAGCCTTAGCGACAAATAAGCTTCAAGCCTGTGTAGGCTCATTCGTCAGCGCAGCACATTATTATCATCAAGGTTTGGTGGATATGAAAGAAAGTCGTGCGGTGATGATAATTGCACTGCTCTTTGGAGCAGTGGGTGCGATTTTAGTGCAGTTTATAGAGATTGCTTTACTCTCAAAAATCTTGCCTTTTGTGATGATAGCAGTGGGTGCATATTTCTTACTCTCTCCAAACATTAGCGAGGAGGACAGAGCCAAAAATCCTCATAAAATCTTTTTGTTTATAAGCATCGCAATAGCAGGATTATATGGAGGATTCTTAGGCATTGGGATTGGCTCTTTTATCTTAGCTCTGCTTGTAAGTATTGGTGGTTATGGACTTAGCAAAGCCTTAGCGCATTCGCGTTGGATTGTTTTTAGTATCAACATCGCCTCTACTTTGTTTTTCATACTCGGAGGCAATGTGCTTTGGATTCTAGGCATTATTATGTGTGTGGGACAAATCATCGGTGCAAGCTTTGGGGCACGCCTTGCAATAAAGCACGGAGCAAGGATTATCCGCCCGATTGTAATATGCGTGTGCTTTGCCCTCTCCACTCAATTACTTGTTAGGGAGTTTTTCTAG